In a single window of the Candidatus Celerinatantimonas neptuna genome:
- the nimR_2 gene encoding HTH-type transcriptional regulator NimR: protein MSRQGPGWNSDSTKPVIVHGGQWEAGEVGRVAHAHPRGQLVWADQGILRVDACGARWVVPTSHAVWIPSHIVHEVVAETDASGCHVFLDSDVSLHLWPECVVLHMTSLMRHLLLRFRQLNQESETSLRRRHLAAVIVDELSFLPEAPLCLPGGTDLRLRRITSHLLLNPQDFRPLSELVSFAGAGVRTMERLFKSETGLSFTEWRGRLRLIKAVHYLSQGATSTEIALQLGYRSPSAFIAAFRRHFGTPPQSYLDDSIGMPCVKTSE from the coding sequence ATGTCACGTCAAGGTCCCGGGTGGAATTCCGATTCAACAAAACCAGTTATTGTTCATGGTGGCCAGTGGGAAGCGGGAGAAGTTGGCCGTGTGGCTCATGCTCATCCACGGGGTCAACTGGTTTGGGCCGATCAGGGAATTCTTCGGGTGGATGCCTGTGGAGCACGTTGGGTGGTTCCGACCAGCCATGCTGTTTGGATCCCAAGCCATATTGTGCATGAGGTCGTGGCAGAAACAGATGCATCAGGATGTCATGTCTTTTTAGATTCGGATGTGTCACTTCATCTTTGGCCAGAATGTGTTGTATTGCATATGACGTCTTTAATGAGACATTTGTTGTTGCGTTTTAGGCAACTAAATCAAGAGTCAGAGACATCGTTACGTCGTCGTCATTTAGCGGCGGTGATCGTTGATGAATTATCCTTTTTACCTGAAGCCCCCCTTTGTTTGCCTGGTGGGACAGACCTGCGTTTAAGGCGTATAACCTCACACCTTCTTTTAAATCCTCAAGATTTTAGACCATTATCTGAATTGGTCAGCTTTGCCGGGGCTGGCGTGAGAACAATGGAGCGATTGTTTAAAAGTGAAACAGGATTAAGTTTCACTGAGTGGAGAGGCCGGTTAAGGCTAATAAAAGCGGTCCATTATTTGAGTCAGGGAGCAACAAGTACAGAAATTGCGCTGCAATTAGGTTATCGGAGTCCAAGTGCATTTATTGCTGCTTTCCGGCGGCATTTCGGTACGCCTCCACAATCATATCTTGATGATTCAATAGGGATGCCATGCGTCAAAACTTCCGAATAG
- a CDS encoding DNA base-flipping protein — translation MANNLDMGDRRLANQLNFQKKTSYLAHFYFVISSIPEGKVATYGQVAAMAGFPRMARAVGRALKNLPEGSQLPWYRVINAKGELSFPLGSKAYQRQRELLESEGVEFIGYRIPLAEFGWKGD, via the coding sequence ATGGCCAACAATCTGGACATGGGCGACAGACGTTTGGCTAACCAGTTAAATTTTCAGAAAAAGACATCTTATCTGGCTCATTTTTACTTCGTTATTTCGAGCATTCCTGAAGGAAAAGTTGCAACGTATGGTCAGGTTGCTGCAATGGCTGGCTTTCCCCGAATGGCCAGAGCGGTTGGTCGCGCACTTAAGAACCTTCCCGAAGGTAGTCAACTTCCCTGGTACCGGGTAATTAATGCAAAGGGGGAGCTTTCTTTTCCTTTGGGTTCTAAAGCCTATCAACGACAAAGAGAGTTATTGGAATCAGAAGGCGTTGAATTTATTGGTTACAGGATCCCTCTGGCTGAATTTGGCTGGAAAGGTGATTAG
- the cydB_1 gene encoding Cytochrome bd-I ubiquinol oxidase subunit 2, with product MDIALIWYGIIGLAVLIYVILDGFDLGIGILFPYATHEAERDMMINSIAPVWDGNETWLVLGGGGLFAVFPLAYSVAMPALYAPLIVMLLGLVLRGVSFEYRFKTRRGKFLWDAAFFTGSLGATIMQGIMLGTLLQGVNIEGRSYAGGWFDWLTPFTLLCGLATTCAYALLGGCWLSMKLPKATASRYSLITKRWGLGLIACIAIISIWLPLTHDIIFNRWFNLQNSLIYLFIPLSAAILTWQLFKALNDDKGLQAYLFGIGLFLISALGFGISTFPYIIPFSLTYTDAAAPNSSLMFLLIGTIVLLPTIIGYSAYAYWVFRGRLKHDEGYHE from the coding sequence ATGGATATCGCATTGATTTGGTATGGCATCATCGGCCTTGCCGTGCTCATCTATGTCATTCTTGATGGTTTTGATTTAGGGATCGGTATCTTATTTCCCTACGCTACCCATGAAGCTGAACGCGACATGATGATCAACAGCATTGCGCCGGTATGGGATGGAAATGAAACCTGGCTTGTATTAGGTGGTGGAGGCCTGTTCGCCGTGTTTCCACTGGCCTATTCGGTGGCAATGCCGGCGCTCTATGCACCGCTCATTGTCATGCTCCTTGGTTTGGTATTAAGAGGGGTCTCCTTCGAATACCGATTCAAAACTAGAAGAGGTAAATTTTTATGGGATGCTGCATTTTTCACTGGATCGCTAGGCGCAACAATCATGCAGGGCATTATGCTAGGAACACTACTTCAAGGGGTAAACATCGAGGGGCGTTCATATGCAGGCGGCTGGTTTGACTGGCTGACACCGTTTACGCTGCTCTGTGGACTTGCAACGACCTGTGCATACGCTCTACTTGGTGGCTGCTGGCTCAGCATGAAATTACCAAAGGCAACAGCATCCCGCTATAGCCTAATCACCAAACGCTGGGGATTAGGGCTAATCGCATGCATTGCCATCATTAGTATCTGGCTTCCTTTAACCCACGATATAATTTTTAACCGCTGGTTTAATCTGCAGAACTCGCTCATCTATTTATTTATACCGCTTAGCGCCGCTATCCTGACCTGGCAGCTATTCAAAGCGCTTAATGATGACAAAGGGCTGCAAGCCTATCTGTTCGGGATCGGTTTATTCCTGATATCCGCATTAGGTTTTGGAATCAGCACGTTCCCATACATTATTCCATTTTCTCTGACCTATACCGATGCCGCAGCCCCCAATAGTAGCCTCATGTTCTTACTCATTGGCACGATCGTCTTATTGCCTACAATTATTGGATACAGTGCTTACGCATACTGGGTCTTCCGGGGCCGGTTAAAACATGATGAAGGGTACCATGAATGA
- the cydA_1 gene encoding Cytochrome bd-I ubiquinol oxidase subunit 1 yields the protein MDTFAVDLARFQFAFTVSFHIIFPAFTIGLASYLAVLEGLWLKTNQEKYIHLYKYWLKIFAISFGMGVVSGIVLSYQFGTNWSVFSDKTGPILGPLMGYEVFTAFFLEAGFLGVMLFGMNKVGKRLHFASTCIVAFGTFLSAFWILSVNSWMQTPAGYAINEAGQFVPRNWLEIVFNPSFLYRLVHMLLAAYLTTAFVVAAVGAYHLIKSPHNPLAKTMFSMAMWMAAIVTPIQIVAGDVHGLNTLEHQPAKVAAMEGHFESHQGAPLILFGIPDEQAQQIKYQLAIPKLGSLILTHDINGTVKGLDAFPKKEHPPVSIVFWSFRIMVGLGLGMLAIGLTSLWLRKKGRLYETPLFHRICIAFGPSGFIAVLAGWITTEVGRQPYTVYGLLRTADSASPIDAAAVSASLIAFVIVYLCVFGAGFFYLLRLMRKSPSRYELSPNDQLPNGSEVPPIAHPNRLN from the coding sequence ATGGACACATTTGCAGTCGACTTAGCGCGTTTCCAGTTTGCCTTCACGGTCTCTTTTCATATTATTTTCCCGGCATTCACCATTGGACTTGCCTCATACCTTGCTGTACTTGAGGGACTATGGCTAAAAACCAACCAAGAGAAATATATCCATCTATACAAATACTGGCTAAAAATATTTGCGATTAGTTTTGGCATGGGCGTCGTAAGTGGAATTGTTTTAAGTTATCAGTTCGGTACCAACTGGAGCGTATTTTCAGACAAAACAGGTCCTATTTTAGGCCCTCTCATGGGATATGAAGTATTTACAGCTTTCTTCCTTGAAGCCGGTTTTCTAGGCGTTATGTTATTCGGCATGAACAAGGTGGGGAAACGACTTCACTTTGCATCAACCTGCATTGTTGCTTTTGGAACATTCCTCTCAGCTTTTTGGATACTTTCAGTCAATAGCTGGATGCAAACCCCGGCCGGATATGCAATCAATGAAGCTGGACAATTCGTACCTCGAAACTGGCTCGAGATCGTTTTCAATCCTTCATTCCTGTATCGATTAGTCCACATGCTATTGGCCGCATATCTCACAACCGCATTCGTGGTCGCAGCGGTAGGCGCATATCACCTCATCAAATCACCTCACAATCCACTGGCAAAAACCATGTTTTCAATGGCAATGTGGATGGCCGCCATTGTGACCCCCATTCAAATTGTCGCAGGTGATGTGCACGGCTTAAATACGCTCGAACATCAACCGGCTAAAGTAGCGGCGATGGAAGGCCATTTTGAATCTCATCAGGGGGCACCGCTTATTTTATTCGGGATCCCAGATGAACAAGCACAACAGATAAAATACCAACTGGCGATTCCCAAACTCGGCAGCCTTATCTTAACGCATGACATCAATGGGACGGTGAAAGGACTGGATGCCTTTCCTAAAAAAGAGCACCCTCCGGTTTCAATCGTATTCTGGAGCTTTAGGATCATGGTTGGACTTGGTTTAGGTATGCTGGCAATTGGATTAACCAGTCTATGGCTCCGGAAAAAAGGCCGACTATATGAAACACCATTATTTCATCGGATATGTATTGCCTTCGGACCTTCTGGATTTATCGCTGTATTAGCCGGATGGATCACCACTGAAGTCGGCAGACAACCTTACACAGTTTATGGCTTGTTGAGAACCGCAGATTCAGCATCTCCAATTGATGCAGCTGCGGTCAGTGCCTCTCTTATCGCCTTCGTCATTGTTTATCTATGCGTATTCGGAGCCGGTTTTTTCTATCTCCTCAGGCTCATGCGCAAATCCCCGTCCCGCTACGAGCTGTCACCAAATGATCAGCTACCAAACGGGTCTGAAGTTCCCCCCATTGCTCATCCAAACAGACTAAATTAA
- the rpoE_1 gene encoding ECF RNA polymerase sigma factor RpoE, with protein sequence MHTELCHWLVLVAKKRDKTAFSNLFQFFAPRIKRFGLKQYGNDAYANDLVQDTMTHVWYKAHLYDEKKGSAATWIYTVMRNASFDFLRRQKNKEVQNLADDIWPVEPAASNEPSHAWIFSDHLMSKQLEKVVDSLPLTQKSVVKGVYFQEISLEQLSRQLGVPLGTIKSRLRLALEKIRCQIEESGND encoded by the coding sequence ATGCATACTGAACTTTGTCATTGGCTCGTCTTAGTTGCAAAAAAGAGAGATAAGACTGCTTTTTCTAACCTGTTTCAGTTTTTTGCCCCCAGAATTAAACGGTTTGGTCTTAAACAATATGGGAATGATGCTTATGCGAATGATCTTGTTCAGGATACGATGACTCATGTTTGGTATAAGGCTCATCTTTACGATGAAAAAAAAGGTTCTGCAGCGACCTGGATTTATACCGTTATGCGCAATGCTTCTTTTGATTTTTTAAGAAGGCAGAAAAACAAAGAAGTGCAGAACCTGGCCGATGATATCTGGCCTGTTGAGCCGGCTGCTTCAAATGAACCTTCACATGCCTGGATTTTTAGTGATCACTTGATGTCAAAGCAATTAGAGAAAGTTGTAGACAGTCTACCTTTGACTCAGAAAAGCGTTGTTAAAGGAGTTTATTTTCAGGAGATCTCTTTAGAGCAGTTGTCCAGGCAGCTTGGGGTTCCTCTTGGAACAATAAAATCACGATTACGCTTAGCTCTTGAGAAAATACGTTGTCAAATTGAGGAGAGCGGAAATGATTGA
- the chrR gene encoding Anti-sigma-E factor ChrR — protein MIEHHPHLEILRQFVDRSLPVSISVIVSAHVELCSQCQRTVEYLTKFAALEAFELLEDNISNVDDIIMSESSENGLLEEIQSNLMNSISNESVAQHADRTKDTSEIDVAGQRIVLPKVLMSIALKEWKSFGKISRARLQLNDGKRRTSLLRIDKGGCIPSHSHCGFEITLPLHGRFDDEMGHYGVGDFIWLNTDHTHAPQTSEGCLCLTVSDDALRFRQGVSQLINPLGKLIY, from the coding sequence ATGATTGAGCACCATCCTCATCTTGAGATATTAAGGCAGTTTGTGGATAGGAGCTTGCCTGTTTCAATTTCTGTCATTGTTTCGGCTCATGTTGAGTTGTGTTCTCAATGTCAGAGAACCGTTGAATATTTAACGAAATTTGCTGCGCTTGAGGCATTTGAGCTCCTTGAGGATAACATATCAAATGTGGATGATATTATCATGTCTGAATCTTCTGAGAATGGATTGCTTGAAGAAATTCAGTCAAATTTAATGAACTCTATTTCTAATGAATCGGTGGCTCAACATGCCGATAGAACAAAGGATACTTCTGAAATTGATGTGGCTGGTCAGCGGATTGTTCTGCCAAAAGTTCTAATGTCTATTGCTCTTAAAGAATGGAAAAGTTTTGGCAAAATTTCGCGGGCGCGGTTGCAACTTAATGATGGCAAAAGGCGTACTAGTTTACTTCGTATTGATAAGGGTGGTTGTATCCCTTCTCACTCCCATTGTGGTTTTGAGATAACGTTGCCTCTTCATGGTCGTTTTGATGATGAGATGGGGCATTATGGTGTTGGTGATTTTATCTGGCTAAATACGGATCATACTCACGCTCCACAAACCAGTGAAGGATGCTTGTGTTTGACTGTGTCTGATGATGCATTACGTTTCAGGCAAGGTGTCAGTCAACTGATTAATCCACTTGGTAAGCTTATTTATTAG
- the luxO gene encoding Luminescence regulatory protein LuxO, translated as MNKPRVLLTEDSPSLAAMYRAYLKDESIQLKQVTSGQETISYIEQQWPDVLLLDLMLPDMDGMDILRRIYEHGLDCSVVIITAHGSVDKAVDAMRYGACDFLSKPFDAKRLRVTLANTLKMRRLNKLVTHETGDGKRENYFDFVGHSQPMQHVYRVIESAANSKATIFITGESGSGKELCASAVHLASGRKDSPFIALNCAAIPKELMESEIFGHIKGAFTGAVSDRKGAARMANGGTLFLDEVCEMDLELQSKLLRFIQTGSFQPVGCSQTEEVDVRFICATNRDPLEEVRQGRFREDLYYRLHVIPITLPPLRERGEDILLIANHLLKRICIEEKRHFRGFDESAQQLLLNYDWPGNVRQLENIIRNTVVLNDGELIKADMFPAPLSHVQIHQGSSDSAGIKQTFQSVEPQEEIEPLWKQERRAIEQAIEFCQGNIPKAAGLLEVSPSTLYRKIQNWENQV; from the coding sequence ATGAATAAACCGCGGGTGTTGTTGACAGAAGATTCACCATCACTGGCGGCGATGTATCGGGCTTATCTGAAGGATGAATCAATTCAGCTGAAGCAGGTTACATCAGGGCAAGAGACAATTTCGTATATTGAACAGCAATGGCCTGATGTATTACTCCTTGATTTGATGCTTCCTGATATGGATGGTATGGATATTTTGCGCCGGATCTATGAACACGGATTGGATTGTTCTGTCGTGATTATTACAGCTCATGGTTCGGTTGATAAAGCCGTTGATGCAATGCGCTATGGTGCTTGTGATTTTCTGTCGAAACCTTTCGATGCGAAACGTTTACGTGTCACATTGGCTAATACACTAAAAATGCGCCGGTTGAATAAGCTGGTTACTCATGAGACTGGTGACGGTAAGCGGGAAAATTATTTTGATTTTGTCGGCCATAGTCAGCCTATGCAGCATGTATATAGGGTTATTGAGAGCGCTGCAAATAGTAAAGCAACTATCTTTATTACAGGCGAAAGTGGTTCAGGGAAAGAGCTATGCGCATCAGCGGTGCATTTAGCCAGTGGCCGAAAAGACTCTCCATTTATCGCATTGAATTGTGCTGCAATACCAAAAGAATTAATGGAAAGTGAGATTTTCGGTCATATTAAAGGGGCATTCACCGGAGCTGTGAGTGATCGTAAAGGGGCTGCCAGAATGGCCAATGGTGGCACGCTTTTTTTAGATGAAGTCTGTGAGATGGATTTGGAGCTGCAAAGTAAGCTGCTTCGTTTTATTCAAACTGGTAGTTTTCAGCCTGTCGGATGCAGTCAGACTGAAGAAGTTGATGTCCGGTTCATTTGTGCTACGAATCGTGATCCTTTAGAGGAAGTTCGACAAGGTCGCTTTCGTGAAGATTTGTATTATCGATTACATGTCATTCCCATTACGCTTCCTCCCCTTCGGGAGAGAGGTGAAGATATCTTGCTTATCGCAAACCACCTGTTGAAACGGATCTGTATTGAGGAGAAGCGTCATTTTCGTGGATTTGATGAAAGTGCTCAGCAATTACTGCTAAATTATGATTGGCCTGGTAATGTTCGCCAGTTAGAGAACATTATTCGTAACACGGTAGTTCTTAATGATGGTGAGTTAATCAAGGCGGACATGTTTCCAGCCCCACTATCTCATGTGCAGATACATCAGGGTTCATCTGATTCAGCTGGGATTAAACAGACATTTCAGTCTGTTGAACCTCAGGAGGAAATAGAACCTTTATGGAAGCAAGAACGTCGGGCGATTGAGCAAGCGATTGAATTTTGCCAGGGGAATATTCCTAAGGCGGCTGGATTGTTAGAAGTCAGCCCTTCGACCCTGTATAGAAAAATACAGAATTGGGAGAATCAGGTGTGA
- the rcsC_2 gene encoding Sensor histidine kinase RcsC, producing MLEKLGHQVVIAPDGISALNIPDLKTIELILMDLQMPGIDGYETTQRLRANGIDCPIIALTANTQEKRRCVDAGINDLMSKPL from the coding sequence ATGCTTGAAAAGCTGGGGCATCAGGTCGTGATAGCTCCCGATGGAATCAGTGCCTTAAATATTCCGGATCTAAAAACTATTGAATTGATTCTGATGGACTTACAAATGCCAGGTATCGATGGTTATGAAACAACGCAACGTCTTAGAGCAAATGGTATTGATTGTCCGATTATTGCATTAACGGCCAATACACAAGAGAAAAGAAGGTGTGTCGATGCAGGCATAAATGACTTGATGAGTAAACCGCTCTGA
- the ccpA_1 gene encoding Catabolite control protein A: MKTIADIAAAAGVSKSTVSRVLNNRPGVNSVARQKIQAIIDESHFTANISAKNLKARHTDTVGILVPLLTSKSIASFIHGMTAELESKNMQILLMNTKMDTGKAIADVKTMNSKGVDGMIALVAGYNQELIDTFCESESPIVVVGQDLSLFDIPSVFYDDYRCGYQAGQQLLQCGCQKLLFLGFSPMDVALGRQRRRGFEDALSMAGQVECQYVSDCDLFAQSGMLKTTEILEQGYRPDGVFGVTDRIAAGACQALRQKGFEPGQDVAVVGVGDDELCSILTPPLASIHYDHIRVGYQAAKVLMDLISGHECEQFSYVHQGEFHWRDSCQLEKN; this comes from the coding sequence ATGAAAACGATAGCTGATATTGCAGCTGCTGCAGGAGTATCTAAATCGACGGTTTCACGAGTTCTGAATAATCGCCCGGGAGTGAACTCCGTTGCCCGACAGAAAATTCAGGCTATTATCGACGAGTCACATTTTACTGCCAATATTTCAGCTAAAAATCTTAAGGCTCGCCATACGGATACTGTGGGTATTTTGGTTCCTCTTTTAACATCGAAATCGATAGCAAGCTTTATTCATGGCATGACCGCAGAGTTGGAATCAAAAAATATGCAGATTTTGTTAATGAATACAAAAATGGATACAGGAAAAGCCATTGCAGATGTTAAGACTATGAATTCTAAAGGAGTTGATGGCATGATTGCACTTGTGGCCGGATACAATCAAGAGCTCATCGATACCTTTTGTGAATCTGAATCGCCCATTGTTGTTGTTGGGCAAGATCTATCTTTGTTCGATATTCCCAGTGTGTTTTATGATGACTACCGGTGCGGATACCAGGCTGGTCAGCAGTTACTTCAATGTGGCTGTCAGAAATTGCTGTTTTTAGGTTTTTCTCCGATGGATGTCGCGTTAGGAAGACAGCGCCGTCGGGGATTTGAAGATGCACTGAGCATGGCTGGTCAGGTGGAATGCCAATATGTGAGTGATTGTGATCTGTTCGCACAGTCAGGAATGCTAAAAACCACAGAGATTCTTGAGCAGGGATATCGTCCGGATGGTGTCTTTGGAGTGACAGATAGAATTGCGGCGGGCGCCTGTCAGGCACTGCGTCAGAAAGGGTTTGAACCCGGACAAGACGTTGCTGTTGTGGGGGTCGGGGACGATGAACTATGCTCTATTTTAACACCGCCTCTGGCTTCTATTCATTATGATCATATTCGTGTAGGCTATCAGGCTGCGAAAGTCTTGATGGATTTAATTAGCGGACATGAATGTGAACAATTTTCTTATGTGCATCAGGGGGAATTTCACTGGCGGGATTCATGTCAATTAGAGAAAAATTAA